In one Mycobacteroides chelonae genomic region, the following are encoded:
- a CDS encoding SDR family oxidoreductase, whose protein sequence is MTLTTERADGVTNDVVTEHVVRNGDIDVAYFIQGNPDGETLLLVHGWPDSHHLWDGVVPLLRDRFRVVAIDNRGAGKSTNPKSFRDFRLAEMASDYVAVADAVSPDKPVHVLGHDWGSVAMWEAICNPDLEHRFSSFTSVSGPSAHHMSRWVRSRLGSPTPKNVALALGQIGSLLYMFGSMTPVIPNVLLKLTMNENRWRAGLSVAEGAPVEQIHLGPTFMSDITRTLRVYRANALPAMLHPQDRHTGVPVQVIVGTRDPAVRQSNYDDELKWNQRTWRRVVDGGHWLPFSHPNVLATAAVELIDAVSGKEPNRALRRAEMGKSRKPFEDQLVVITGGGSGIGRETALEFARQGAEVVLSDVNLDGANETVTLIEEAGGVAHAYRLNVADEDAVNAHAEEVVKRHGVPDVLVNNAGVGAAGGFLDTPSEEFRRVIEINLFGVVNGSRAFGAKMAERGLGGHIVNLSSMAAYSPQKAFTAYSTSKSAVFMFSDCLRADLAANNIGVTTICPGVVHTNIVANTKISGVDAEEEARMQQAGDKAYAMRRYGPDKVARQIVNAVRRNKQVVPVTPEARLQYLNNRLAPGLTRYFASKAGMTDLIKLVPNKK, encoded by the coding sequence ATGACTCTCACGACAGAGCGCGCCGACGGAGTGACGAACGACGTCGTCACCGAGCACGTGGTGCGCAACGGGGATATCGACGTCGCGTACTTCATTCAGGGCAACCCGGATGGGGAAACCCTACTGCTGGTGCACGGATGGCCCGATTCGCATCACCTCTGGGACGGCGTCGTGCCGCTGCTCAGGGACCGCTTCCGGGTGGTTGCCATTGACAATCGCGGTGCGGGAAAGAGCACCAACCCCAAGAGCTTCCGTGACTTCCGGCTCGCCGAGATGGCCAGCGACTACGTCGCGGTCGCGGATGCGGTGAGCCCCGACAAGCCCGTGCATGTCCTGGGCCACGACTGGGGCAGTGTCGCGATGTGGGAAGCCATCTGCAATCCCGACCTGGAACACCGGTTCTCCTCGTTCACCTCCGTTTCCGGACCCTCTGCGCATCACATGAGCCGGTGGGTGCGCTCGCGACTCGGCAGTCCCACTCCGAAGAATGTGGCGCTTGCCCTCGGGCAGATTGGCTCGTTGCTGTACATGTTCGGGTCCATGACCCCCGTCATCCCCAATGTTCTGCTCAAGCTCACCATGAACGAAAACCGTTGGCGTGCAGGACTGTCCGTCGCCGAAGGTGCACCTGTCGAGCAAATTCACCTCGGGCCGACGTTCATGAGCGATATCACCAGGACATTGCGTGTCTACCGGGCCAACGCGCTACCGGCGATGCTGCACCCACAGGACCGCCACACCGGTGTGCCCGTCCAGGTGATTGTCGGCACCCGTGATCCCGCGGTGCGCCAGTCGAACTACGACGACGAGCTCAAATGGAACCAGCGGACATGGCGGCGAGTGGTCGACGGTGGCCATTGGCTGCCGTTCTCGCACCCGAATGTGCTCGCCACGGCGGCTGTCGAACTCATCGACGCGGTATCGGGCAAGGAGCCCAACCGCGCACTACGGAGGGCAGAAATGGGTAAGAGCCGCAAGCCGTTCGAAGACCAGCTGGTGGTCATCACCGGAGGGGGCAGCGGTATCGGTAGGGAGACCGCCCTCGAATTCGCCCGACAGGGTGCCGAGGTGGTGCTCTCGGACGTGAACCTCGACGGTGCCAACGAGACCGTCACGCTCATCGAAGAGGCCGGCGGTGTGGCGCACGCCTACCGGCTCAATGTCGCGGACGAGGACGCTGTCAACGCGCACGCGGAGGAGGTCGTCAAGCGGCACGGTGTACCCGACGTCCTGGTAAACAACGCCGGAGTGGGTGCCGCGGGCGGCTTCCTCGACACACCCTCGGAAGAGTTCCGCCGTGTTATCGAGATCAACCTGTTCGGAGTGGTGAACGGCAGTCGGGCGTTTGGCGCGAAGATGGCCGAACGTGGACTCGGCGGGCACATCGTCAATCTTTCCAGCATGGCTGCCTACAGCCCACAGAAGGCCTTCACCGCATACTCGACGAGCAAGTCCGCCGTGTTCATGTTCTCGGACTGCCTGCGCGCCGACCTCGCCGCCAACAATATCGGTGTCACCACCATCTGCCCCGGCGTGGTGCACACCAATATTGTTGCCAACACCAAGATTTCGGGTGTGGATGCTGAGGAAGAGGCGCGGATGCAACAGGCCGGTGACAAGGCCTATGCGATGCGTCGCTACGGCCCCGACAAGGTGGCGCGCCAGATCGTGAACGCGGTACGTAGGAACAAGCAGGTCGTGCCCGTGACGCCCGAGGCCCGGCTGCAGTATCTCAACAACCGGCTGGCGCCGGGTCTTACCCGCTACTTCGCATCCAAGGCGGGTATGACCGACCTCATCAAATTGGTGCCCAACAAGAAGTAG
- a CDS encoding PDR/VanB family oxidoreductase, translating to MKVLDVVGPTAVAALGKTLPAVLRLSPLLGPVRPPTWVDRSLNLVVRERSVVAADQDVVAFTLAAVGGGELPKWRPGAHLDVTLPSGAVRQYSLCGDPRDRYRYRIAVRRIPEGKGGSIELHDAVRVGDVLGVKGPRNAFPLATTGHLNAGVRQFHFVAGGIGITPILPMLAVATERGLPWTMTYAGRSKESIPFRDELARYGERITVRTDDEDGMPTAADLLPPLHPDLAVYCCGPGPMLKVIRDAVAEYPGAELHFERFSAPPIENGVPFQVQLGGGGPVLDVGPQNSALDAVLAARPGTPYSCRQGFCGTCKVKVLAGNPDHRDTLLTETQRAEGQMLLCVSRADGGRLVLDI from the coding sequence ATGAAAGTTCTTGACGTGGTGGGGCCGACGGCCGTCGCGGCGTTGGGCAAGACACTGCCCGCCGTGCTGCGGCTGAGCCCGTTGCTGGGGCCCGTGCGTCCACCCACATGGGTGGACCGCTCACTGAATCTGGTTGTCCGGGAACGTTCGGTAGTCGCTGCCGACCAGGACGTGGTGGCTTTCACGCTGGCCGCCGTGGGTGGAGGAGAACTGCCGAAGTGGCGACCGGGCGCACACCTGGATGTCACCTTGCCGTCGGGGGCTGTGCGTCAGTACTCGTTGTGCGGTGACCCGCGCGACCGGTACCGGTACCGGATAGCGGTCAGGCGCATACCCGAAGGCAAAGGGGGATCCATCGAGCTGCACGACGCGGTGCGTGTCGGAGACGTGCTCGGCGTCAAAGGGCCGCGAAACGCCTTCCCGCTGGCCACTACCGGTCACCTGAACGCCGGGGTCCGCCAGTTCCATTTCGTGGCCGGCGGCATCGGCATCACACCGATTCTGCCCATGCTGGCGGTCGCCACAGAGCGTGGGCTCCCCTGGACGATGACCTACGCCGGGCGCAGTAAGGAGTCCATACCGTTCCGCGATGAGCTGGCCCGATACGGCGAGCGGATCACCGTCCGTACCGACGACGAGGACGGGATGCCGACGGCAGCCGATCTGCTGCCGCCATTGCATCCCGATCTGGCGGTGTATTGCTGCGGGCCCGGGCCCATGCTGAAGGTGATTCGCGATGCGGTCGCCGAGTACCCGGGCGCAGAACTGCATTTCGAGCGATTCTCGGCTCCGCCGATCGAGAATGGGGTGCCATTCCAGGTGCAGCTGGGCGGGGGCGGCCCGGTGCTGGATGTCGGGCCGCAGAACAGTGCACTGGATGCGGTTCTCGCGGCCCGGCCCGGCACACCGTACTCGTGCAGGCAGGGCTTCTGTGGCACCTGCAAAGTCAAGGTGCTCGCGGGGAACCCCGATCATCGCGACACCCTCTTGACCGAAACTCAGCGCGCCGAAGGCCAGATGCTCTTATGTGTGTCTCGTGCCGACGGCGGGCGACTGGTACTCGACATCTAA
- a CDS encoding metal-dependent hydrolase: MNDTSDIGDVALHARNVTFDFSNSPLQWIPDEPVASHALSALNFMLPAGELFFVEVFGRALPHIKDEKLREDVIGFIGQEQLHSDTHDKALLEYFGQHGIDARPLHDLTDRMLAIFKRQTDRLPPKAQYRAMVEGVAIIAGLEHLTATAGDWLLNHDFEKYGSDPVITDMFRWHGAEEVEHRSVAWDLARHLGVGRTRMMVYFIGSCATIPFGLIFLSWLLARADPDVPKMSLARWTRETNKAMKRGVTLKWSVLGEGFRSFLRPGFTPESIGDTAQAVAYLAKSPAAKSATAA; the protein is encoded by the coding sequence ATGAACGACACATCAGACATCGGCGATGTGGCGCTGCATGCTCGCAACGTCACGTTCGACTTCTCGAACTCCCCGTTGCAATGGATCCCGGATGAGCCGGTGGCCTCACACGCGCTGTCGGCGCTCAATTTCATGCTGCCCGCCGGTGAGTTGTTCTTTGTCGAGGTATTCGGCCGAGCGCTGCCACACATCAAGGACGAGAAGCTGCGCGAGGACGTCATCGGCTTCATCGGCCAGGAGCAGTTGCATTCCGATACCCACGACAAGGCGCTGCTGGAGTACTTCGGTCAGCATGGCATCGACGCGCGGCCGCTGCACGATCTGACCGACCGGATGCTCGCCATTTTCAAACGGCAGACGGACCGGCTCCCACCGAAGGCGCAATACCGGGCGATGGTCGAAGGTGTGGCGATTATCGCGGGCCTGGAGCATCTCACCGCCACCGCCGGAGACTGGCTGCTCAACCATGACTTCGAAAAGTACGGTTCCGATCCGGTCATCACGGACATGTTCCGCTGGCACGGTGCCGAGGAGGTCGAGCACCGCAGTGTCGCGTGGGATCTTGCTCGGCACTTAGGGGTTGGACGGACACGCATGATGGTGTATTTCATCGGCTCCTGCGCGACCATCCCATTTGGTCTCATTTTTCTCAGTTGGCTGCTCGCGCGCGCCGACCCGGATGTACCGAAGATGAGTCTGGCGCGCTGGACTCGTGAAACCAACAAGGCGATGAAGCGGGGCGTCACCTTGAAGTGGAGTGTCTTGGGGGAGGGCTTCCGAAGTTTCCTGCGGCCCGGATTCACCCCGGAATCCATCGGGGATACCGCGCAGGCGGTTGCCTATCTGGCCAAGTCGCCGGCGGCCAAATCCGCGACCGCGGCATGA
- a CDS encoding SDR family NAD(P)-dependent oxidoreductase: MKLNKLEPQLVVVTGAGSGIGRATAIRFAKHGAHVVVSDMDLDSAQATTAMIRADGNTASAVQLDVTDPVQWETFARDVLADHGVADVLVNNAGIALGGAFLKLSPADWDRLLSVNLMGVVHGCRVFGEQMVERGSGHIVNIASAAAFTPTPVMAPYSVSKAGVKMLTECLRLELGPKGVGVSAICPGFINTNIGINGITVGVDQAMVDRGKEIMLRVQEFAAGLPFSPMSPDLVARAVLRAVKYDLAVVPVRTEAWLGYVLGRLAPGINRRTTQAFSIERAERWGAWALDKLDDLNLLPRQGGVEEARKPTAARR; encoded by the coding sequence GTGAAACTCAACAAACTCGAGCCCCAGCTGGTGGTGGTGACCGGTGCAGGCAGCGGCATCGGCCGGGCCACCGCCATTCGATTCGCCAAACACGGTGCCCACGTGGTCGTTTCCGATATGGATCTTGACTCTGCTCAAGCCACCACGGCCATGATCCGCGCCGACGGCAACACGGCATCGGCGGTGCAATTGGACGTTACCGATCCGGTTCAGTGGGAGACCTTCGCGCGGGACGTACTCGCCGACCATGGCGTAGCCGACGTGCTGGTGAACAACGCTGGAATCGCCTTGGGCGGGGCATTTCTGAAACTCAGTCCGGCCGACTGGGACCGGTTGCTCTCGGTGAACCTCATGGGCGTGGTGCATGGGTGCCGGGTCTTCGGTGAGCAGATGGTTGAGCGCGGCAGCGGGCATATCGTCAACATCGCCTCGGCAGCGGCGTTCACGCCGACGCCGGTGATGGCTCCGTACTCGGTGTCCAAGGCAGGGGTGAAGATGCTCACCGAATGTCTTCGCCTGGAACTTGGTCCGAAAGGTGTTGGTGTCAGCGCAATTTGCCCAGGATTCATCAACACCAATATCGGGATCAACGGAATAACTGTGGGCGTGGACCAAGCCATGGTCGATCGGGGTAAGGAAATCATGCTCCGGGTGCAGGAGTTCGCGGCCGGCCTGCCGTTTTCCCCGATGAGCCCCGACCTGGTGGCGCGCGCCGTCCTGCGCGCGGTGAAGTACGACCTTGCGGTGGTGCCGGTGCGCACCGAGGCATGGCTCGGGTACGTCCTGGGCCGACTGGCGCCGGGAATCAACCGTCGTACCACCCAGGCATTCTCGATCGAGCGAGCCGAGCGATGGGGAGCCTGGGCGCTGGACAAGCTGGATGATCTGAATCTGCTTCCGCGCCAAGGTGGCGTCGAGGAGGCTCGAAAGCCCACGGCAGCACGGAGGTAG
- a CDS encoding SDR family NAD(P)-dependent oxidoreductase — translation MRNNPLEPRLVVVTGAGSGIGRATAIRFAKRGAYVVVTDLDLDTANETVDLIHVEGRNASAVQLDVTDPAHWEDVARYVSIEHGVADVLVNNAGIVVSGPFLKLSAADWDKQLSVNLMGVVHGCRVFGEQMVARGGGHIVNIASAASYTPTAVMAPYSVSKAGVKMLTECLRLELGPKGVGVSAVCPGFINTNIGLHGTMVGVDQEIVDASQRSMQRMRDVTEKLPWAPMSPNLVARAVTRAVRLDLVVVPVKLESWLGYFLSRAFPALNRRLMAPFGIDRFERLGERAAAKHTERQAPILVESVR, via the coding sequence ATGAGAAACAATCCGCTGGAACCCCGGTTGGTGGTGGTGACCGGTGCGGGGAGCGGTATTGGACGAGCGACCGCCATCCGATTCGCCAAACGCGGTGCTTACGTGGTGGTTACCGATCTGGATCTGGACACCGCCAATGAGACAGTGGATCTGATCCACGTGGAGGGGCGCAACGCATCGGCTGTGCAGCTCGATGTCACCGATCCCGCCCACTGGGAGGATGTTGCCCGCTATGTGTCCATCGAACATGGCGTGGCGGATGTGCTGGTGAACAACGCTGGAATTGTGGTCAGCGGCCCATTCCTGAAGCTGAGCGCCGCGGACTGGGATAAGCAGTTGTCCGTGAATCTGATGGGGGTGGTGCACGGATGCCGGGTCTTCGGTGAGCAGATGGTCGCGCGTGGGGGAGGCCACATCGTCAACATTGCCTCGGCGGCGTCGTACACGCCGACCGCGGTGATGGCACCATATTCGGTGTCCAAGGCAGGGGTGAAGATGCTCACCGAATGCCTGCGGCTTGAATTGGGACCCAAGGGTGTTGGCGTGAGCGCCGTGTGCCCCGGATTCATCAACACCAATATCGGTCTGCACGGCACCATGGTCGGCGTCGACCAGGAAATCGTTGATGCAAGCCAGCGCAGCATGCAGAGAATGCGCGACGTCACGGAGAAGCTGCCGTGGGCGCCGATGAGCCCCAACCTCGTCGCGCGGGCCGTGACCCGTGCGGTCCGTCTGGATCTCGTGGTGGTTCCGGTCAAGCTCGAATCGTGGTTGGGGTACTTCCTGTCGCGGGCGTTCCCAGCCCTGAACAGGCGGCTGATGGCTCCGTTCGGTATCGACAGATTCGAGCGTCTGGGTGAGCGTGCGGCGGCCAAACACACTGAGCGTCAGGCTCCGATTCTTGTCGAGAGCGTGCGGTAG
- a CDS encoding flavin-containing monooxygenase, translated as MSTAARHSTTAELTQPDHEVAVIGAGFGGIGTGIALQRKGIHDFVVIDKWDQVGGTWHANTYPGVAVDIPSVVYSFSYEQRGDWSRLFAPGDELQHYADFMVDKYGLREKLRLGTSIIRAEFDERNSLWRLTTDGGKEITARYCVMAVGGLERPKMPDIPGVDDFAGTLLHTALWDHDVALEGKRVAVIGTGATSLQLVPAIVDHTSHLTVFQRTPIWVGPKFDLEIGSLGRRVLGNRRIRSAIRSVATVGIELAMSGQVAGPPWLINAVRRAGEAPMRRWMREQVHDPVIREKLIPQYGLGCKRPSMSNEYLKTFNRNDVSLVTESIECVTPTGVRTVDGVEHDVDVLICATGFKLWDKGSVPPFPVLGRHGRNLGDFWDKHRFQSYQGVSVPGYPNMFSITGPYGFVLGSYLWMIEATSAHLARAIAETKRRGATVCEIRQEAHDEYFQKCLKRQEKNFLFTDVCAGSNTYYLDQNGDSPFRPTTHGEMYWQNRHYNLDVYRYSTGAVVPEIVASTVGESA; from the coding sequence GTGAGCACTGCCGCACGGCATTCAACGACGGCCGAACTGACACAACCCGATCACGAGGTAGCGGTGATCGGGGCCGGATTCGGTGGAATCGGGACCGGCATTGCGTTGCAACGCAAAGGTATCCACGATTTCGTCGTCATCGACAAATGGGACCAGGTGGGTGGCACCTGGCATGCGAACACCTATCCCGGGGTCGCAGTTGACATCCCGTCAGTGGTGTACAGCTTCTCCTATGAACAACGTGGCGATTGGTCGCGTCTGTTCGCGCCGGGGGACGAGTTACAGCACTACGCCGATTTCATGGTGGACAAGTACGGACTGCGCGAGAAGCTGCGATTAGGGACAAGCATCATCCGCGCGGAGTTTGATGAGCGAAACAGCTTGTGGAGATTGACTACTGACGGCGGAAAGGAAATTACCGCCAGATACTGCGTGATGGCGGTCGGTGGCCTGGAACGCCCGAAGATGCCCGACATCCCGGGAGTCGATGACTTCGCCGGAACGCTCCTGCATACCGCCCTGTGGGATCACGACGTGGCGCTTGAGGGTAAGCGTGTCGCGGTGATAGGGACCGGGGCGACCTCCTTGCAGTTGGTTCCGGCCATCGTCGACCACACCAGCCATCTCACGGTCTTCCAGCGCACACCAATCTGGGTGGGGCCGAAGTTCGATCTCGAAATCGGCTCTCTTGGGCGGAGAGTGCTGGGAAATAGGCGGATTCGTTCTGCCATCCGATCGGTGGCGACCGTCGGCATCGAGCTTGCGATGAGCGGTCAGGTGGCCGGCCCGCCCTGGCTGATCAACGCGGTTCGCCGTGCCGGCGAGGCGCCGATGCGCCGCTGGATGCGCGAGCAGGTCCATGATCCCGTCATCAGGGAGAAGTTGATCCCCCAGTATGGGTTGGGTTGCAAGCGCCCGTCGATGTCCAATGAGTACCTCAAGACGTTCAACCGGAATGACGTCAGTTTGGTCACCGAATCGATCGAATGCGTGACGCCCACCGGAGTGCGTACGGTGGACGGGGTTGAGCACGACGTCGACGTGCTGATCTGCGCGACGGGATTCAAGCTGTGGGACAAGGGTTCTGTGCCACCATTCCCTGTTCTCGGGCGCCACGGACGGAATCTCGGCGACTTCTGGGACAAGCACCGTTTCCAGTCCTACCAAGGGGTTTCAGTGCCCGGGTACCCCAATATGTTCTCCATCACCGGGCCGTATGGATTTGTCCTGGGGTCCTACCTGTGGATGATCGAGGCGACATCGGCGCACTTGGCGCGGGCCATCGCCGAGACCAAGCGCCGCGGAGCCACCGTCTGCGAGATCCGGCAGGAGGCCCACGACGAGTACTTCCAGAAGTGCCTGAAGCGGCAGGAGAAGAATTTCCTGTTCACCGATGTGTGCGCCGGTTCGAATACGTACTACCTGGATCAGAATGGTGACTCGCCATTCCGGCCGACGACGCACGGCGAGATGTACTGGCAAAACCGGCATTACAACCTCGACGTATATCGCTACTCAACGGGCGCTGTGGTTCCCGAGATCGTGGCATCGACCGTCGGTGAGAGTGCATGA
- a CDS encoding metal-dependent hydrolase, producing MVSPAAAYPKTRRIRFRFGDDGNAHKYFVEDDIVYSHFVAGLSGGFPPGEEGFIRSVRKFSDQITDPVLKKRVAGFIGQESVHGQEHRRVNEKLVEMGYPIAWWDSQKQVDRLIRFENMLPAHAHLAFTAMAEHMTAILAERLLGSDEVQAIPGDPEVWHLLNWHALEELEHKSVAFDVYRAVGGTETMRIGLTLAAMTIVPPLTLGILAGSLLSDPVARRQPLRLLKEARGLFGGPLFKGILGDVRKYLRPGFHPDDINTDELLDRWQKELFGTKGILVDHLK from the coding sequence ATGGTGAGCCCAGCTGCGGCGTACCCCAAGACTCGGCGGATCAGATTTCGGTTCGGCGATGACGGCAATGCCCACAAGTACTTCGTGGAAGATGACATCGTCTACAGCCACTTCGTCGCGGGACTTTCCGGGGGCTTCCCGCCCGGGGAAGAGGGATTCATCCGTTCGGTGCGCAAGTTCTCTGACCAGATCACCGATCCAGTGCTCAAGAAGCGTGTCGCGGGATTCATCGGGCAGGAGTCGGTGCACGGGCAGGAGCATCGCCGGGTCAACGAGAAGCTGGTCGAAATGGGCTATCCCATCGCGTGGTGGGATTCGCAGAAGCAGGTTGACCGGTTGATCAGGTTCGAGAACATGCTCCCCGCCCACGCGCATCTGGCGTTCACGGCCATGGCCGAACACATGACCGCGATCCTCGCCGAGCGGCTGCTGGGCAGTGATGAGGTACAGGCCATTCCGGGTGATCCCGAGGTCTGGCATCTGCTGAACTGGCACGCTTTGGAGGAACTGGAACACAAGTCGGTGGCGTTCGATGTGTATCGCGCGGTTGGCGGTACTGAGACAATGAGGATCGGGCTCACGCTGGCCGCGATGACCATCGTCCCGCCGCTGACGCTCGGCATCCTGGCGGGATCGCTGCTGTCCGATCCGGTCGCGCGGCGTCAACCGCTCCGACTGCTGAAAGAAGCGCGGGGACTTTTCGGCGGGCCCTTGTTCAAGGGAATTTTGGGAGACGTCCGCAAGTATCTGCGACCGGGCTTTCATCCCGACGACATCAACACCGATGAACTGCTGGATCGTTGGCAGAAAGAGCTTTTCGGCACCAAGGGCATTCTCGTCGACCATCTCAAGTAG
- a CDS encoding TetR/AcrR family transcriptional regulator — MGVSTQVYPDRGLPELTGDARVDRWREHRAKVRAELVEATLNAIDELGPDLSIDDVLKSAGISRPKLYRFFTDKEALFAAVAMRVQELVVERLVSNIDLSVSLLELFRSGLAGYVDLVDERPNLVRFLLSVQYANATSLIESGRPLSDAIAQLVGSVFSSRGGNADHIEYVIDAMLASTGIAVLRWFDEPVISKETLVDELVVYVWGGLAASAKARGVELNPDEPVLVPAE; from the coding sequence GTGGGCGTGTCAACGCAGGTGTATCCCGATCGCGGCCTTCCTGAGCTGACCGGTGATGCGCGCGTCGACCGGTGGCGTGAGCACCGTGCGAAGGTTCGCGCGGAATTGGTCGAAGCCACCCTGAACGCGATCGACGAACTCGGTCCCGACCTCTCGATCGACGACGTCCTGAAATCGGCCGGGATTTCCCGGCCCAAGCTATATCGCTTCTTCACCGACAAGGAAGCCCTCTTCGCCGCGGTGGCGATGCGCGTTCAGGAATTGGTTGTCGAGCGATTGGTCTCGAACATCGACCTGTCCGTCAGTCTGCTCGAACTTTTCCGCTCCGGGTTGGCCGGCTATGTCGACCTCGTCGATGAGCGGCCCAACCTGGTGCGGTTTCTGCTGAGCGTTCAGTACGCGAATGCGACATCGCTCATCGAGAGTGGCCGCCCGTTGTCCGATGCCATTGCCCAGCTGGTGGGCTCGGTCTTCAGCTCCCGCGGCGGCAACGCCGACCACATCGAGTACGTGATCGACGCGATGCTGGCCTCCACCGGTATTGCCGTACTGCGCTGGTTCGATGAGCCGGTCATCAGCAAGGAAACCCTTGTCGACGAGCTGGTGGTTTACGTGTGGGGTGGGCTCGCGGCATCGGCCAAGGCCCGTGGCGTCGAGCTGAATCCGGACGAACCCGTCCTCGTACCTGCCGAATAG
- a CDS encoding TetR/AcrR family transcriptional regulator — protein MASTNGDRRGPGRPPNPQRARERQRTLTEAAALEFAEKGYHKASITDITQRAGVGRGTFYLYFDTKRDALDAVIDSYFQRTLAAVNDTSDLSGKAGDFEQHLRTVFTRLFDMLDNSPEIMQVILREGLLDSAMTKRMFGILDLIESVNITIIEQARADGTITSAIDAAFLAHAITGLSMAATLKAVRGELAGDARETYIDSFIELVRSITTVPPALANS, from the coding sequence GTGGCCAGCACCAACGGAGACCGGCGAGGACCGGGCCGCCCGCCGAACCCACAGCGTGCACGCGAACGCCAGCGCACCCTGACCGAGGCGGCCGCACTGGAGTTCGCCGAGAAGGGCTACCACAAGGCCAGCATCACCGACATCACCCAGCGCGCGGGCGTTGGCCGGGGCACGTTTTATCTGTATTTCGATACCAAACGCGATGCGCTGGACGCGGTGATCGACAGTTACTTCCAGAGAACACTCGCCGCGGTGAATGACACCAGCGACCTGTCGGGCAAGGCGGGCGACTTTGAACAGCATCTGCGCACGGTCTTCACCCGCCTGTTCGACATGCTGGACAACAGCCCCGAGATCATGCAGGTCATCCTGCGTGAGGGCTTGCTCGACTCGGCGATGACCAAACGCATGTTCGGCATCCTCGACCTCATCGAGTCCGTCAACATCACCATCATCGAGCAGGCCCGCGCCGACGGCACCATCACCTCGGCCATCGATGCCGCCTTCCTGGCGCATGCCATCACCGGGTTGTCGATGGCGGCCACCCTCAAGGCGGTCCGAGGCGAGCTCGCGGGCGATGCGCGCGAGACATACATCGACTCGTTTATCGAGCTGGTGCGGTCGATCACGACCGTTCCCCCCGCACTCGCAAATTCTTGA
- a CDS encoding MlaE family ABC transporter permease — MSQVVAETRAESAPVDWFEDSDGDSDSKSHVDGGPDSPSGGAFQLLNRAPGIVRRPAEYVISQTDSMLKTLGRYVDLVAQSFAFLISDIVRLRHPWQDTVIQSWFILTVTVVPAILVSIPFGVIVAVQAGSIISQVGASSISGAAGGLGVIQQGAPIVAALLLGGAAGSAVATDLGARSIREEVDAMRVMGVNPVQRLVTPRLAAILFVSPLLCIFIIFVGIFAGYLVNVGFQGGTPGSYLSSFAAFANVNDVTVAVLKTWLFGVVVILVACQRGLEAKGGARGVADAVNATVVIGVVTVMVLNTVITQIVAMFMPSKVG, encoded by the coding sequence GTGAGTCAAGTAGTGGCCGAGACGCGGGCAGAGTCCGCTCCGGTGGACTGGTTCGAAGACTCCGATGGTGACTCCGACAGCAAATCGCACGTGGACGGCGGGCCTGATTCTCCCTCCGGCGGAGCGTTCCAGCTACTCAATCGGGCCCCTGGAATCGTCCGGCGCCCGGCTGAATATGTGATCTCCCAGACCGATTCGATGCTGAAAACGCTCGGACGTTATGTCGATCTGGTGGCGCAATCATTCGCGTTTCTCATCAGCGACATCGTCCGGCTACGCCATCCGTGGCAGGACACCGTGATCCAGTCCTGGTTCATCCTGACGGTCACGGTCGTTCCGGCGATCCTGGTGTCCATCCCGTTCGGTGTGATCGTCGCCGTTCAGGCCGGCAGCATCATCTCGCAGGTCGGCGCCTCGTCTATCTCTGGCGCGGCCGGCGGCCTGGGCGTGATCCAGCAGGGCGCACCCATCGTCGCCGCCCTCCTCCTGGGTGGAGCGGCAGGGTCGGCCGTCGCCACCGATCTCGGTGCCAGAAGCATCCGGGAAGAGGTCGACGCCATGCGGGTCATGGGTGTCAATCCCGTTCAGCGCCTGGTAACCCCGCGACTGGCGGCGATTCTCTTCGTGTCACCGCTGTTGTGCATCTTCATCATTTTCGTGGGTATCTTCGCCGGCTACCTGGTCAACGTGGGTTTTCAAGGCGGCACGCCCGGCAGCTACCTGTCTTCGTTCGCCGCGTTCGCCAACGTCAACGATGTCACCGTCGCGGTTCTCAAGACCTGGCTGTTCGGTGTCGTGGTCATCCTCGTGGCCTGCCAGCGCGGTCTGGAGGCCAAGGGCGGCGCACGAGGTGTTGCCGATGCCGTCAACGCCACCGTGGTGAT